From the genome of Saccharicrinis carchari, one region includes:
- a CDS encoding MFS transporter, with the protein MKKMPRLSFWQIWNLSFGFLGVQFGFALQNANASRILTSLGADPHNLSFFWLVAPIMGLLVQPIVGAASDKTWTRIGRRSPYILGGAIVSMIAMFFMPNAPLVFKAGGVAALAFGVVMLALMDGSFNVTFQPFRALVADMTPDEQRNVGYSVQSFLINFGAVIGSALPFVLTAGGISNVADAGKVAPSVIWSFYIGGALLLLSVLVTVFKTKEYPPAEYEAYKNITTEDKEKKENFWQLLKTTPKVMRQLSLVQLFSWFPLFLLWVYSTTAISQHYFGVPIDYNASQNTDQALREAFDEAGNWVGICFAAYSLVAALYSIVLPKLISWTSRKLVYGGSLLLGGLSFISIFFFSNQYYLLIPMIGIGMAWAAILSMPYAILSGVLPPKRMGIYMGLFNLTVVVPQILSGVIGGPILRTFFGNQGVYILVLAGVIMVLGALSVSFVKSAEE; encoded by the coding sequence ATGAAGAAAATGCCCCGATTATCCTTTTGGCAAATATGGAACTTAAGTTTCGGTTTCCTGGGAGTACAATTTGGCTTTGCATTGCAAAACGCCAATGCCAGCAGAATTTTAACCAGTCTGGGTGCCGATCCCCACAACTTATCCTTTTTTTGGTTAGTAGCACCTATAATGGGACTGTTAGTACAACCTATAGTTGGAGCTGCCAGTGATAAAACCTGGACCCGCATTGGTCGTCGCTCACCCTACATATTGGGTGGCGCTATAGTTTCGATGATAGCCATGTTTTTTATGCCCAACGCCCCACTGGTATTTAAGGCCGGAGGGGTTGCTGCGCTGGCTTTTGGTGTAGTGATGTTGGCGCTCATGGATGGATCTTTTAATGTTACCTTTCAACCTTTTAGAGCCCTGGTGGCTGACATGACGCCGGATGAGCAACGCAATGTGGGCTATTCGGTACAGAGTTTTTTAATCAACTTTGGTGCTGTAATAGGTTCTGCATTACCCTTTGTTTTAACCGCTGGCGGTATATCCAATGTTGCCGATGCCGGAAAAGTGGCTCCCTCGGTCATTTGGTCCTTTTACATTGGTGGCGCATTATTGCTGCTTAGTGTGTTGGTTACGGTATTTAAAACAAAAGAATATCCACCCGCCGAATACGAAGCCTACAAAAACATCACAACAGAAGACAAGGAGAAAAAGGAGAATTTTTGGCAGTTGTTAAAAACTACGCCCAAGGTGATGCGCCAACTCTCGCTTGTTCAGCTCTTTTCGTGGTTTCCGCTTTTCTTGCTATGGGTGTATTCCACCACCGCCATATCGCAACATTACTTTGGCGTTCCCATAGATTATAATGCCAGCCAAAATACGGACCAGGCACTACGCGAGGCTTTTGACGAAGCCGGAAACTGGGTGGGTATATGCTTTGCGGCCTACAGTTTAGTTGCCGCCCTATATTCTATTGTACTACCCAAATTAATTTCATGGACCAGCCGCAAGTTAGTTTATGGCGGGTCTCTTTTGCTTGGAGGACTAAGCTTTATAAGCATCTTCTTTTTTAGCAACCAGTATTATTTGCTGATACCCATGATAGGTATCGGAATGGCTTGGGCGGCCATACTATCCATGCCGTATGCTATTTTATCGGGCGTTCTACCTCCCAAGAGAATGGGGATTTACATGGGCCTTTTTAACCTTACGGTGGTAGTGCCACAAATTTTGAGTGGCGTTATCGGCGGCCCCATATTGCGCACTTTTTTTGGTAACCAGGGGGTTTATATCCTGGTACTGGCAGGTGTCATCATGGTTTTGGGGGCACTTTCTGTTTCGTTTGTAAAGTCGGCAGAGGAATAA
- a CDS encoding LacI family DNA-binding transcriptional regulator, with amino-acid sequence MNNYCIFNQTTVNNFNTQMATPPITIKDIAKTLGISASTVSRALKDHPDISPRTKQLVQNFAKKVHYRPNALALNLRRSKTNTIGIILPELVHHFFSSVLAGIDKVAYAAGYNVMICQSNEEYEREVINAQALIDNRVDGILISLSKTTYDLDHIQSIIDQGIPVVFFDRAPESIETDKVLIDDFTGAKIATHHLMAIGCKKILHLAGPQNLLIGQKRLEGYRDALKENGIAFDPNLVIKCDTQDEVYANAGKILQIANQIDGIFTVNDSTAIAAMQILMKNGYEVPDQISVIGFGDGPNATIVYPALSTVEQKGSEMGKEAVQLLMKQMEDEGEVHIPQTKVLTPVLRIRESTTKMRD; translated from the coding sequence ATGAACAATTATTGTATTTTTAACCAGACAACAGTAAATAATTTCAACACACAAATGGCAACACCTCCTATAACTATAAAAGATATTGCAAAAACATTAGGTATTTCTGCGTCTACCGTTTCCAGGGCATTAAAAGATCATCCCGATATTAGTCCCCGTACCAAACAGTTGGTGCAGAATTTTGCCAAAAAGGTACATTATCGACCCAATGCTTTAGCCTTAAACTTACGACGCAGTAAAACCAATACGATTGGTATCATATTGCCCGAATTGGTTCATCATTTTTTTTCTTCGGTGTTGGCCGGTATAGATAAGGTGGCCTACGCTGCCGGCTATAATGTAATGATTTGCCAATCGAACGAAGAATACGAACGCGAAGTAATCAATGCTCAAGCATTGATTGACAATCGGGTGGATGGGATATTAATATCATTGAGCAAAACAACCTACGATTTGGATCATATACAAAGTATCATAGACCAAGGGATTCCCGTTGTTTTTTTCGACCGGGCACCGGAAAGCATTGAAACCGATAAGGTGCTTATTGATGATTTTACCGGGGCAAAAATTGCCACACACCATTTAATGGCCATAGGATGTAAAAAAATTCTTCATCTGGCAGGGCCGCAAAATCTTTTGATAGGTCAAAAACGTTTGGAGGGATACAGGGATGCCTTGAAGGAAAATGGCATAGCCTTCGATCCTAATCTGGTAATAAAATGCGACACACAAGATGAAGTATATGCCAATGCCGGAAAAATACTACAAATTGCGAATCAAATAGACGGCATATTTACCGTTAACGACTCTACTGCCATTGCCGCTATGCAAATATTAATGAAAAACGGTTATGAAGTGCCCGATCAAATCTCCGTTATCGGTTTTGGTGACGGCCCCAATGCTACCATCGTGTACCCGGCTCTATCTACTGTTGAACAAAAAGGAAGTGAAATGGGCAAAGAAGCTGTTCAGCTCCTTATGAAACAAATGGAAGACGAAGGTGAAGTTCATATTCCACAAACAAAAGTCCTTACCCCGGTTTTAAGAATTAGGGAATCAACTACTAAGATGAGGGATTAG